From the Canis lupus dingo isolate Sandy chromosome 37, ASM325472v2, whole genome shotgun sequence genome, one window contains:
- the RETREG2 gene encoding reticulophagy regulator 2 — MASGGGGGSTGAGGGPGLGLSLGLGLGLSLGMGEASGEAEEEAATAEAVGRLATTLWLRLRGWEAVLAAAQRLLVWEKPLHSLVTAAALNGLFWLLSSSSLRPFFLLSVSLLAYFLLDLWQPRFFPDLSASSPEEPHSDSEGAGSGARPHLLSVPELCRYLAESWLTFQIHLQELLQYKRQNPAQFCARVCSGCAVLAVLGHYVPGIMISYIVLLSILLWPLVVYHELIQRMYTRLEPLLMQLDYSMKAEADALHHKHDKKKRQGKNAPPGGDEPLAETESESEAELAGFSPVVDVKKTALALAITDSELSDEEASILESGGFSVSRATTPQLTDVSEDLDQQSLPSEPEEALSRELGEGEETEPAPPEDLLGPPQALSRQDLDSEEEEDVVAKETLLRLSSPLHFVNTHFNGAGSPTDGVQLSPGGPVETLSPEAVSGDLTTAPSTLSPLLCLAESDPAPSPSPSMLPPLPQDLPQPLPAPEEEEALTTEDFELLDQGELEQLNAELGLGPETSSEPPDAPPPPSLGPDTLSLVQSDQEAQAMAEP, encoded by the exons AtggcgagcggcggcggcggcgggagcaccggcgcggggggcggcccggggctggGCCTGAGCCTCGGGCTGGGCCTGGGTCTGAGCCTGGGCATGGGGGAGGCGAGCGGCgaggcggaggaggaggcggcCACGGCCGAGGCGGTGGGACGCCTGGCCACGACGCTGTGGCTGCGGCTCCGCGGCTGGGAGGCGGTGCTGGCGGCGGCGCAGCGGCTGCTGGTGTGGGAGAAGCCGCTGCACAGCCTGGTCACGGCGGCCGCGCTCAACGGCCTCTTCTG GTTGCTCTCTTCGTCGTCCCTCCGGCCTTTCTTCCTACTCAGCGTCTCACTTTTGGCCTATTTTCTGCTGGATCTCTGGCAGCCTCGCTTCTTCCCGGACCTCTCGG CATCATCCCCAGAGGAGCCCCACTCTGACAG TGAGGGTGCGGGGTCAGGCGCCCGGCCGCACCTGCTGAGTGTGCCCGAGTTGTGCAGATACCTGGCTGAGAGCTGGCTCACCTTCCAGATTCACCTGCAGGAGCTGCTGCAGTACAAGAGGCAGAATCCAGCTCAG TTTTGTGCTCGAGTTTGTTCTGGCTGTGCTGTGCTGGCTGTGCTGGGACACTACGTTCCGGGGATTATGATTTCCTACATTGTCT TGCTGAGCATCCTGTTGTGGCCCCTGGTGGTTTATCATGAGCTGATCCAGAGGATGTACACTCGCCTGGAGCCCCTGCTCATGCAGCTGGACTACAGCATGAAAGCAGAAGCTGATGCCCTGCATCACAAACATGACAAGAAGA AGCGACAGGGGAAGAACGCACCCCCCGGAGGTGATGAGCCACTGGCGGAGACCGAGAGTGAAAGCGAAGCAGAACTGGCTGGCTTCTCCCCGGTG GTGGATGTGAAGAAAACAGCCTTGGCTTTGGCCATTACAGACTCAGAGCTGTCAGATGAGGAGGCTTCTATCTTGGAGAGTGGTGGCTTCTCTGTATCCCGGGCCACAACTCCACAACTAACTGATGTCTCCGAGG ATTTGGACCAGCAGAGCCTGCCAAGTGAGCCAGAGGAGGCCCTGAGCCGGGagctgggagaaggagaggagaccGAGCCGGCCCCCCCCGAAGACCTGCTGGGCCCCCCTCAGGCCCTCTCAAGGCAAGACCTAGACtcggaagaggaggaagatgtgGTAGCCAAGGAAACCTTGCTTCGGCTCTCGTCCCCCCTTCATTTTGTGAACACGCACTTCAATGGGGCGGGCTCTCCCACAGATGGAGTGCAGCTGTCCCCGGGAGGACCAGTGGAGACACTGAGCCCAGAGGCAGTGAGTGGTGACCTCACCACTGCACCAAGCACCCTGTCACCCTTACTTTGCCTTGCTGAGAGTGACCcagccccctccccgtccccctccatgcttccccctctcccccaagacttgccccagcccctgcctgcccccgaGGAAGAAGAGGCACTCACCACGGAGGACTTCGAATTGCTGGATCAGGGGGAGCTGGAACAGCTGAATGCCGAGCTGGGGTTGGGGCCAGAGACATCCTCAGAGCCCCCCgatgccccaccccctccatccCTGGGGCCCGACACCCTGTCTCTGGTACAGTCAGACCAGGAGGCTCAGGCCATGGCAGAGCCATGA